The Spirochaetales bacterium genomic sequence GGATTTTTTTACAAAGGACCTGAAAATATACTGGACGGCAGGCATATCTTTATTGGACCGGAAGATCAAGATGGTACCTGCCCAGCTTGTGTATATGCCGTATTCGCCAAGCATAAACGAAGGGAATATTTATCCGGCAAATTCAACGGGTCTCGCTTTCGGGAGATCACTTGCCGAAACGATATATTCGGGTTTATGCGAAACCGTTGAACGAGATGCTTTCGGTATTTACTGGCTTAACAAGCTCGAATTCCCTCGAATCAAATTTCCGTTTGGTATTGACGAGATTGATTCATGGTATAAAAGATTATTCGGTGATTTTGATAATGAAATAAATGTTTTTGACATCACCTCGGATATAGGCTTTCCAACTTTCTTTTCATTGCTTAAAGGCAGAAAGGAATTCGAGGAACCGTTCATATCCGTCGGCGCATCTGCAAATATCGACCCGATCAAGGCAATCAAAAAAGCGATTCTCGAATCGTTCCATACGAGAAAATATGGAATAGGCCTTATGGTCATTGACAGAACGGGCCATAGCAAGGTATTCGGCGATTCGATGGATGCGATCAGAGGGAATACATTTCACCAGCATGTATTGCGGTATACGACAAGCATCATCGATCTGGAGGAGATATCCTTCTGTTACAGCCCCAAAAAAGAGATCGCCCTGGATGAAATCATGAAGAAACATGTCGTTACGGGAACGGATACGGTATCTCTTTTAAAACAAGGCTTAAAAAAACTTAAATCCTGTAAGTATGACATTGTTGCCGTCGATGTGACATCAGAAGATATCGCGGAAGCGGGATTCTATTCAATTAAAACCATGGCGCCCGGATTGCATCCATTGTGGGCCGGCGAAATTATCCCTCTCGGAGGAAAACGAATATACGAAGTCCCTCCTCGTCTAGGATTCAAGAAAAAGAAAATCGAAGAGATGA encodes the following:
- a CDS encoding YcaO-like family protein, which translates into the protein MKVVEYDSVSLHDELNVLENFINYKYGVIKNCRDIEKSYEDPDFFLSMASPCKPWNTNLLPGEYLLGDGNAVSIDKTEATLSAIGECLERYSSVFYNKNLLTFGSYNELYEKDHILFVNPDVFALYSREQNIKDMDFFTKDLKIYWTAGISLLDRKIKMVPAQLVYMPYSPSINEGNIYPANSTGLAFGRSLAETIYSGLCETVERDAFGIYWLNKLEFPRIKFPFGIDEIDSWYKRLFGDFDNEINVFDITSDIGFPTFFSLLKGRKEFEEPFISVGASANIDPIKAIKKAILESFHTRKYGIGLMVIDRTGHSKVFGDSMDAIRGNTFHQHVLRYTTSIIDLEEISFCYSPKKEIALDEIMKKHVVTGTDTVSLLKQGLKKLKSCKYDIVAVDVTSEDIAEAGFYSIKTMAPGLHPLWAGEIIPLGGKRIYEVPPRLGFKKKKIEEMNTYIHPFP